The genomic region AAAAAACCATGAAGATCCAGACCGGCAACGCACACGACGCCGAGACCAACGGAACCGGCTGGTTCCTCGGCTTCAGCGACTGGACGCTAAACGACCCTTCGGGCCTGCTGCACATCCCGAAGCATGAGACTCTGACCGGTCTCTGCGTCAAGTGGTACGATCACCCCTCAGGCGACGACAGCGGCAATTCCAAGCCCGTCAGCGAGGGAAGGACCATTTCCTTACTGGTCAGCGAGGGCTCCGCTTTCCGTATCGAGTTCTCCCCCTCCCCCGACTTCTCCCCAGAAGAGGTGCAGACCGTACTGCTGGAGAGGCACGGCGACTTTGCCATTTGGGGGGAAGGGTTATACCACCGGTGGCACTGCCTTTCCCGGGCCACCGTCCTCACCATCAGATGGAACCCTGCAACCGCTGCGACGAACGACGAGACATCTGCATGACCAAGGCCCCCTCGCTTCCCCAAGGCAGATTCCACTACGGATGGATCATCGTAGCCACCTGCGCCCTGGGCCTTTTTTCCTGCTTCGGGCTGGCCCGGTACGCCTACTCCATGCTCATCCCCGGGATGCAGGCGGGCCTTGCCCTGAGCTACGACCGGATGGGGTTCATCGGCACGGCCAATTTCGTCGGTTACCTGGCGTCGGTCCTTGTGGCGCCGAAGCTGATGGGGCGGCTGGCTCCCCGGTGGATGGCGGCTATCGCCCTTGTCGTCATCGGCCTCGGCATGATGGGTATCGGCCTTTGCCACTCGTTTTTTCCCATCATCGCCCTGTACGCTTTGGTCGGGATGGGGAGCGGGTTCACCAACATCCCCCTGATGGCGCTGGTCACTTTCTGGTTTCGCAGCGAACAGCGCGGCAAGGCCGCCGGATTCGCCATCGCTGGAAACGGGATAGGGATCATCCTCGCAGGGTTCCTGGTCCCCGCCCTCAATCGCAGCTTCGGTGCCGACGGCTGGCGCGCGGGGTGGATGGTGCTGGGCGCGGTCTGCCTCGGCATCGCCTGCGTGGCGGCGGCTCTGCTGCGAAACCACCCCGCCGACGTGGGGCTTGAGCCGGTGGGAAGGCTGGTGGACGCCTCCCCGGAGCAGTTTCTCCACCGCGAGCGCAAGGGGGACGGCCGGCTCCTTTTCAGGCTAGGGCTCCTCTACCTCGTCTTCGGCGCCACCTTCATGGTGTACGGCACCTTCATCGTCACCACGATGGTGCGGGAATACGGGCTGAGCGAGGCGCGCGCGGGGCTCTACTGGTCCTGGGTCGGTTTCTTCAGCTTTTTCTCAGGCATCGGCTTCGGCACCCTCTCCGACCGCATCGGCAGGCGGCGGGGGCTTGCCCTCGTCTTCACCGTCCAGACCGCAGCGTACCTGCTGGCAGGCTTGAAGGCCGGGATGTTGGGGCTCACCTTCTCGCTCGGATTGTACGGCTGCGCGGTCTTTGCCATCCCCGCCATCATGGCGGCTGCCGTCGGGGACTACCTGGGGCTGCAGCGCGCCTCCGCCGCATTCGGCACCATCACCATCTTCTTCGGGCTGGGGCAGGTTGTCGGTCCCGCCGTTGCCGGGATCATCGCCAAGGCCACCGGCGCCTTCACCACCCCCTACCTCATAGCCGGGACGCTCACAGCAGTCGCCGCCGTCATGGCCTTTTTGCTGCCGGAACCTGCTAAATAAATGAGCGGGATTTG from Citrifermentans bremense harbors:
- a CDS encoding MFS transporter, translating into MTKAPSLPQGRFHYGWIIVATCALGLFSCFGLARYAYSMLIPGMQAGLALSYDRMGFIGTANFVGYLASVLVAPKLMGRLAPRWMAAIALVVIGLGMMGIGLCHSFFPIIALYALVGMGSGFTNIPLMALVTFWFRSEQRGKAAGFAIAGNGIGIILAGFLVPALNRSFGADGWRAGWMVLGAVCLGIACVAAALLRNHPADVGLEPVGRLVDASPEQFLHRERKGDGRLLFRLGLLYLVFGATFMVYGTFIVTTMVREYGLSEARAGLYWSWVGFFSFFSGIGFGTLSDRIGRRRGLALVFTVQTAAYLLAGLKAGMLGLTFSLGLYGCAVFAIPAIMAAAVGDYLGLQRASAAFGTITIFFGLGQVVGPAVAGIIAKATGAFTTPYLIAGTLTAVAAVMAFLLPEPAK